In Penaeus chinensis breed Huanghai No. 1 chromosome 26, ASM1920278v2, whole genome shotgun sequence, a single genomic region encodes these proteins:
- the LOC125039136 gene encoding transmembrane protease serine 2-like has translation MRVFSVGLVTATLLCAWSDASARIAPKSRFVGFRQVTLNPNQAQTYPSGGIGPRQVTLNPDQAQTYPSGGIGPRQVTLNPDQAQTYPSGVGPRMEVAPQFENRAAVECGSYFIAPGASKTIQSKSYPNNYPGGKRCTWKFRTSVDSKLSIQCDDFNLQESKKCRKDFFRVTDSSGFKQKYCGGKGSLSVSDKSRSVTVLFKTNRKKSNTGFSCSVRASVADSQATTIDPQPTSECTGCGQVNRANRIVGGVETEVNEYPWMVSLVNGNENYHFCGGSIISSQWVVTAAHCAAGMSTSDYVLVGDHNLYSSSEANSQRMQIAEIVSHPSYDSNTVDNDIALIRLTTEIQFPSDNKIAPVCLPTAGEMYDNVDATITGWGAQQEGGSTSGTLFEVTVPTMTNTECNNKHGGSITDNMICAGIPEGGKDSCQGDSGGPLVVEEYGKWKLVGVVSWGYGCARPDRPGVYARVTQYLRWISDSTTGVCVEGKHTCSY, from the exons ATGAGGGTCTTCTCCGTTGGGTTGGTGACGGCGACGCTGCTG TGCGCCTGGAGCGATGCCAGTGCCAGGATAGCACCAAAGAGCAG GTTTGTCGGCTTTCGTCAAGTGACACTGAACCCAAATCAGGCACAAACCTACCCCAGCGGAGGTATTGGTCCCCGACAGGTGACATTGAACCCAGATCAGGCTCAAACCTACCCCAGCGGAGGTATTGGTCCCCGTCAGGTGACACTGAACCCAGATCAAGCTCAAACCTACCCCAGTGGTGTTGGGCCGCGCATGGAAGTAGCACCACAGTTTGAAAACAGAG CTGCAGTAGAATGCGGTTCTTACTTCATAGCTCCAGGTGCTTCCAAGACAATCCAGTCAAAGAGCTACCCTAATAACTACCCCGGTGGCAAGAGGTGCACATGGAAATTCCGC ACTTCTGTCGATTCAAAGTTAAGCATCCAGTGCGACGATTTCAACCTGCAAGAGTCGAAAAAATGCAGAAAGGATTTCTTCCGGGTCACAGATTCTTCTGGTTTTAAACAAAA ATACTGCGGTGGCAAGGGTTCTCTGAGCGTATCTGATAAATCTAGGAGCGTAACTGTTTTGTTCAAAACAAACAGGAAGAAATCTAATACAGGATTTTCTTGCTCTGTCAGAGCTTCAG TGGCAGACTCCCAAGCAACAACTATAGACCCTCAGCCAACTTCAGAGTGCA CTGGATGTGGACAAGTCAACCGTGCCAACCGCATTGTTGGTGGAGTAGAGACGGAGGTGAACGAATATCCCTGGATGGTTTCTCTTGTCAACGGCAATGAAAACTATCACTTCTGTGGCGGTTCTATCATCTCCAGCCAGTGGGTCGTCACTGCAGCTCACTGTGCAGCTGG CATGAGCACCTCGGATTATGTGTTGGTGGGAGACCACAATCTGTACTCATCAAGTGAGGCCAATTCTCAGAGGATGCAGATTGCTGAA ATTGTGAGTCATCCGTCCTATGATTCTAATACAGTGGACAATGACATTGCCCTCATCAGACTCACAACAGAAATACAGTTCCCATCTGACAACAAAATCGCCCCTGTGTGCCTTCCAACAGCTGGTGAAATGTATGATAATGTGGATGCCACAATCACAGGATGGGGAGCTCAACAGGAGG GAGGATCCACATCTGGCACCTTGTTCGAAGTAACAGTGCCCACCATGACAAACACAGAATGCAATAATAAGCATGGAGGAAGCATTACTGACAACATGATCTGCGCAGGCATTCCTGAAGGAGGCAAGGATTCCTGTcag GGAGACTCTGGAGGACCACTGGTGGTGGAAGAATACGGCAAGTGGAAGCTGGTGGGAGTTGTGTCGTGGGGCTATGGCTGTGCTCGACCTGATAGGCCTGGAGTCTACGCGAGAGTTACAC AATATTTGCGATGGATTTCTGACTCTACAACCGGTGTCTGTGTCGAAGGGAAACACACCTGCTCCTACTAA
- the LOC125039030 gene encoding trypsin-1-like: MPRRLLLLLHPRLLLLLLPILTVVSGCGQVNRANRIVGGVETEVNEYPWMVSLVNGNGNYHFCGGSIISSQWVVTAAHCAAGMSTSDYVLVGDHNLYSSSEANSQRMQIAEIASHPSYDSNTVDNDIALIRLTTEIQFPSDNKIAPVCHPTAGEMYDNMDATITGWGAQQEGGSTSGTLFEVTVPTMTNTECNNKHGGSITDNMICAGISEGGKDSCQGDSGGPMVVEENGKWKLVGVVSWGYGCARPDRPGIYARVTPTMISNQLSGLAWMVLVGGKWRHSVVVPSRRAVLLSIGVDGS; the protein is encoded by the exons ATGCCCCGAcgcctgctcctactcctgcacCCACGCCTGCTCCTACTTCTGCTCCCAATTCTGACTGTCGTAT CTGGATGTGGACAAGTGAACCGTGCCAACCGCATTGTTGGTGGAGTAGAGACGGAGGTGAACGAATATCCCTGGATGGTTTCTCTTGTCAACGGCAATGGAAACTATCACTTCTGTGGCGGTTCTATCATCTCCAGCCAGTGGGTCGTCACTGCAGCTCACTGTGCAGCTGG CATGAGCACCTCGGATTATGTGTTGGTGGGAGACCACAATCTGTACTCATCAAGTGAGGCCAATTCTCAGAGGATGCAGATTGCTGAA ATTGCGAGTCATCCGTCCTATGATTCTAATACAGTGGACAATGACATTGCCCTCATCAGACTCACCACAGAAATACAGTTCCCATCTGACAACAAAATCGCCCCTGTGTGCCATCCAACAGCTGGTGAAATGTATGATAATATGGATGCCACAATCACAGGATGGGGAGCTCAACAGGAGG GAGGATCCACATCCGGCACCTTGTTCGAAGTAACAGTGCCGACCATGACAAACACAGAATGCAATAACAAGCATGGAGGAAGCATTACTGACAACATGATCTGCGCAGGCATTTCTGAAGGAGGCAAGGACTCCTGCCAG GGAGACTCTGGTGGACCAATGGTGGTGGAAGAAAACGGCAAGTGGAAGCTGGTGGGAGTTGTGTCGTGGGGTTATGGCTGTGCTCGACCTGATAGGCCCGGAATCTACGCCAGAGTTACAC CAACTATGATTTCCAATCAGTTGTCAGGTCTGGCATGGATGGTGTTAGTCGGTGGTAAGTGGCGGCACTCAGTGGTGGTGCCTTCTCGTCGGGCTGTGCTCCTTTCCATTGGTGTCGATGGTTcttaa